One part of the Leptolyngbya sp. FACHB-261 genome encodes these proteins:
- a CDS encoding TrkA family potassium uptake protein, translating into MYVLVGGAGMVGLNLAQQLVDLGHTVAVIDVDPTACRYAREQVGAMAFEGSAVSTDVLFEAGIRKADAVAAVLRSDALNLAMVTLAKHYGVLHIVTRMRHRDFEEPYRIAGAHHVVSTIDLAVTTMVNAIEYPQVQSMMHFEQGQVEVLKLPVPGECYVAGRTVAQVAQDPRFPTGSLIIGYQDHPHADLVIPNGQTVLEAGSTILVVTKPSLLHRMIDFLGLEPNHLPASEVVG; encoded by the coding sequence ATGTATGTTCTAGTTGGCGGAGCCGGAATGGTCGGGCTGAATCTAGCACAACAATTGGTGGACTTAGGTCACACTGTTGCCGTGATTGATGTTGATCCCACGGCCTGTCGCTATGCACGAGAGCAAGTTGGAGCGATGGCCTTTGAAGGCAGTGCCGTTAGTACGGATGTGCTTTTTGAAGCTGGCATTCGCAAAGCCGATGCTGTGGCGGCAGTGCTGCGTAGTGATGCGTTGAATCTAGCGATGGTGACGCTGGCAAAACATTATGGTGTCTTGCATATTGTGACCCGCATGCGCCATCGTGATTTTGAAGAACCTTACCGCATTGCTGGGGCCCATCACGTGGTCAGCACGATCGATTTGGCGGTGACCACGATGGTGAATGCGATTGAATATCCCCAGGTGCAATCGATGATGCACTTTGAGCAGGGTCAGGTCGAAGTTCTCAAGTTGCCTGTGCCTGGAGAGTGTTATGTTGCCGGACGCACAGTCGCGCAAGTGGCTCAAGATCCACGTTTTCCAACGGGCTCTCTAATTATTGGCTATCAAGATCATCCCCATGCTGACTTAGTCATTCCTAATGGTCAAACTGTATTGGAGGCTGGCTCAACGATCCTGGTCGTAACCAAGCCTTCATTGCTGCACCGTATGATCGATTTTTTGGGTTTAGAACCTAATCATCTTCCAGCTTCAGAAGTTGTTGGTTGA
- the hemL gene encoding glutamate-1-semialdehyde 2,1-aminomutase → MVSSAFRTVRSEEIFGAARDLMPGGVSSPVRAFKSVGGQPIVFDHVKGAYAYDVDGNQYIDYVGTWGPAIVGHAHPEVLGALHQALDKGTSFGAPCLQENILARMVIEAVPSIEMVRFVNSGTEACMSVLRLMRAFTGRDKIIKFSGCYHGHADMFLVQAGSGVATLGLPDSPGVPKTTTANTLTATYNDLEAVKALFEQNPNEIAGVILEPVVGNAGFIVPEAGFLAGLRELTREHNALLVFDEVMTGFRLAYGGAQQRFGITPDLTTLGKIIGGGLPVGAYGGRRDIMEMVAPAGPMYQAGTLSGNPLAMTAGIKTLEILNRPGTYEQLEKITKKLADGLVQVAHETGHAACGGQLGAMFGLFFTEGPVHSYEDAKRCDLAKFSRFHRGMLEQGIYLAPSQFEAGFTSLAHTDEDVERTLEAARAVLAKL, encoded by the coding sequence ATGGTTAGTAGTGCTTTTAGAACCGTTCGATCAGAAGAAATTTTTGGGGCCGCTCGCGATCTAATGCCGGGTGGCGTGAGTTCGCCGGTCCGCGCCTTCAAATCAGTGGGTGGACAACCCATTGTTTTTGATCATGTTAAGGGTGCCTACGCCTACGACGTTGACGGGAATCAATACATCGACTACGTCGGCACTTGGGGACCAGCCATTGTCGGGCATGCTCATCCGGAAGTGCTGGGAGCCTTGCACCAAGCCTTAGATAAGGGCACCAGTTTTGGCGCTCCCTGCCTGCAAGAGAATATCTTGGCGCGGATGGTGATCGAGGCAGTGCCCAGTATCGAAATGGTGCGCTTCGTTAACTCAGGAACTGAAGCTTGCATGTCAGTGTTGCGGCTGATGCGAGCTTTTACAGGCCGAGACAAAATCATCAAGTTCTCGGGCTGCTATCACGGTCATGCCGACATGTTCCTGGTACAGGCTGGTTCAGGGGTGGCGACGCTGGGACTGCCTGACTCCCCGGGCGTACCCAAAACCACAACAGCCAACACACTCACCGCGACCTACAACGATTTGGAAGCAGTGAAAGCGCTGTTTGAGCAAAACCCGAACGAGATCGCGGGTGTCATTCTAGAACCTGTGGTCGGCAACGCAGGCTTTATTGTGCCTGAGGCTGGCTTCTTGGCCGGTCTGCGTGAACTCACCCGTGAGCACAACGCGCTGCTGGTTTTTGATGAAGTGATGACGGGCTTCCGTCTAGCCTATGGCGGTGCCCAACAACGCTTTGGCATCACGCCCGATCTGACTACTTTGGGCAAGATCATCGGGGGTGGTTTACCCGTGGGTGCCTATGGTGGACGTCGCGACATCATGGAAATGGTGGCGCCTGCTGGTCCCATGTACCAAGCAGGCACGCTATCGGGTAATCCTCTTGCCATGACTGCGGGCATCAAAACCCTAGAGATTCTCAATCGCCCTGGCACCTACGAGCAGCTAGAGAAGATCACCAAGAAGCTGGCCGATGGCCTCGTGCAAGTAGCCCATGAAACTGGACATGCTGCCTGCGGCGGTCAACTCGGCGCGATGTTTGGCCTATTCTTCACTGAGGGGCCAGTCCACAGCTACGAGGATGCCAAACGCTGCGATCTAGCTAAGTTCAGCCGCTTTCATCGGGGCATGTTGGAGCAGGGGATCTACCTCGCTCCCTCCCAGTTTGAGGCGGGATTCACCTCGCTGGCTCACACTGATGAGGATGTCGAGCGTACTTTGGAGGCCGCTCGTGCAGTGCTTGCCAAACTGTAG
- a CDS encoding TrkA family potassium uptake protein yields the protein MQSYLRLLPNYTPLEFKYRQIQQQLILGVLALGGVVFLGTAGYCLIEGWSLLDALYMTVITLASVGFMEVHPLTSAGRLFTIGLILMGVISIGYIVNRFTEAVIQGYFQEGIRLREQRRLMESLSSHYIVCGFGRTGRQVCLEFEAEGVPFLVIESIPDLVRGARQLGYTALEGDATLDQTLEEARIHQATCIVCTLPSDADNLYVTLSAKNLNPEVRRIARANSPEALKKLKQGGADAVISPYITGGRRMAAAALRPQVMDFIDGVISSSNRAFYIEEFLVDTATCPVVGQTLQQTELRSRTGALVLAIRRADGTLLTGPTADAQLANGDLLICMGTAEQLRALNNILSPVTSSPRVPKKKARWVE from the coding sequence TTGCAATCCTACCTTCGTCTCTTGCCAAACTACACGCCTCTCGAATTCAAATATCGTCAAATTCAGCAGCAGTTGATCTTGGGCGTTTTGGCGCTAGGCGGCGTGGTGTTCCTAGGTACTGCTGGCTATTGCTTGATCGAGGGTTGGTCTCTGCTCGATGCCCTGTATATGACGGTGATCACACTAGCTAGCGTTGGCTTTATGGAGGTCCATCCCCTAACAAGTGCTGGCCGACTTTTCACAATCGGCCTGATTTTGATGGGCGTAATTAGCATTGGCTACATCGTCAATCGGTTCACAGAAGCAGTGATTCAAGGCTACTTTCAAGAAGGGATCCGGCTGAGGGAGCAGCGACGTCTTATGGAATCACTCAGCAGTCACTATATCGTCTGTGGCTTTGGTCGCACTGGCCGTCAGGTTTGCCTAGAATTCGAGGCGGAGGGGGTGCCATTTCTAGTCATCGAATCAATTCCTGATCTGGTGCGTGGCGCGCGGCAATTGGGCTACACCGCTTTGGAAGGCGACGCGACTCTCGATCAAACTTTAGAAGAAGCCCGTATCCATCAGGCCACTTGCATTGTTTGCACCCTGCCGTCTGATGCTGACAACCTCTACGTCACTCTATCAGCCAAAAACCTCAATCCAGAGGTTCGCAGAATCGCTCGGGCTAACTCACCAGAAGCGCTAAAAAAGCTCAAGCAGGGCGGTGCTGATGCGGTCATTTCACCCTACATCACTGGGGGACGGCGCATGGCTGCTGCTGCCCTACGGCCTCAAGTCATGGACTTCATCGACGGGGTGATCTCCAGTAGCAATCGCGCCTTCTATATTGAGGAGTTTCTGGTCGATACAGCGACCTGTCCTGTGGTGGGTCAGACACTCCAGCAAACCGAGTTGCGCTCCCGCACCGGCGCTCTAGTTCTAGCGATTCGGCGAGCCGATGGAACCCTGCTCACCGGCCCAACTGCTGATGCTCAGCTTGCCAATGGCGATCTCCTAATTTGCATGGGGACTGCCGAACAATTGCGTGCTCTCAACAACATTCTCAGCCCCGTCACCTCCTCACCTCGCGTTCCCAAGAAAAAAGCTCGGTGGGTGGAGTAG
- a CDS encoding NAD(+) kinase: MQLSFALVVYKAGDATSRRWADQCARQLQDRGCRILMGPSGPRDNPYPVFLESAGQPIDLAVVLGGDGSSLAAARHLAPHNVPILAINAGGHLGFLTESSEECSDTEAVWDRLLADRYAIQRRMMLEAEVFDSDNRLAKPTSDTFLCLNEMVVKPASVDRLPSSILEMEIDGEVVDQYQGDGLIVSTPTGSTSYTVAANGPIVSPGLNAITVTPICPLSLSSRSIVLPPGVVVTVWPLADQELMTKLWADGVLATSVWPGQRVDIRMSKHEAQFVVLRQNYSYYQTLREKLQWMGARIHLSNSHRNGHHPSES; encoded by the coding sequence ATGCAGCTATCTTTTGCGCTTGTGGTCTACAAAGCGGGCGATGCCACTAGTCGCCGCTGGGCGGACCAGTGCGCCCGCCAGCTCCAAGACCGGGGTTGTCGCATCTTGATGGGACCGAGTGGTCCCCGCGACAATCCTTATCCAGTGTTTCTAGAATCCGCGGGTCAACCCATTGACCTGGCGGTGGTGTTGGGTGGGGATGGCTCAAGTTTGGCAGCAGCCCGTCATTTGGCTCCTCACAATGTGCCGATTTTGGCGATTAATGCTGGCGGACACCTGGGTTTTTTGACCGAGTCCTCAGAAGAATGCAGCGATACTGAGGCGGTTTGGGATCGGTTACTCGCAGATCGCTACGCTATCCAGCGGCGCATGATGTTGGAGGCTGAGGTCTTCGACTCGGACAACCGCTTGGCCAAGCCGACCAGTGACACCTTCTTGTGTTTGAACGAAATGGTGGTCAAGCCTGCTTCGGTAGATCGGCTGCCCAGTTCAATTTTGGAAATGGAGATCGACGGCGAGGTGGTGGATCAGTATCAAGGAGATGGCTTGATTGTCTCGACCCCCACTGGCTCAACCTCCTACACTGTGGCTGCCAATGGTCCGATTGTCTCGCCTGGTCTCAATGCGATTACAGTGACACCAATCTGTCCCTTGAGCCTGTCCAGCCGCTCGATTGTGCTGCCGCCTGGCGTCGTAGTCACGGTCTGGCCTCTAGCGGATCAGGAGTTAATGACTAAGTTGTGGGCAGATGGTGTGTTAGCAACCTCAGTCTGGCCTGGTCAACGGGTTGATATCCGTATGTCTAAGCATGAGGCGCAGTTCGTGGTGCTACGCCAGAACTATTCCTACTACCAAACTCTGCGTGAGAAGTTGCAGTGGATGGGAGCAAGGATCCACCTCAGCAATTCCCATCGCAACGGCCATCACCCATCCGAAAGCTAG
- a CDS encoding CPBP family intramembrane glutamic endopeptidase, whose translation MTQNLPDDSPELPLTRQQVLIAMGVTALVLLLVAKLWAFFVPVQMLPVRWEWSALLNGVLLGLLITAASAGVYRIWPGYRDSADYYLHLVLSPLLLPDMLWLGLLPGMSEELLFRGVMLAELGLTPAGLVVTSVCFGILHLSDPKQWPYVVWATIVGLGLGWSAILTHNLLVPIVAHVLTNWVSSLSWKLGRPAQA comes from the coding sequence TTGACTCAGAACCTTCCAGATGACTCCCCAGAATTGCCCCTGACTCGGCAGCAAGTTTTAATTGCCATGGGCGTGACCGCTCTGGTATTGCTGCTAGTCGCAAAGCTGTGGGCCTTTTTTGTGCCGGTTCAGATGCTGCCGGTCCGCTGGGAGTGGAGCGCCCTGCTTAATGGCGTGTTGTTGGGACTATTGATTACGGCTGCCAGTGCTGGTGTCTATAGGATCTGGCCTGGCTATCGGGACTCAGCCGATTACTACCTACACCTGGTGCTATCGCCATTGCTACTGCCAGACATGCTCTGGTTAGGGCTATTGCCCGGCATGAGTGAAGAGCTACTCTTCCGCGGGGTGATGCTCGCAGAACTGGGCCTGACGCCAGCAGGACTGGTGGTAACCAGTGTTTGCTTTGGCATCTTGCACCTGAGTGACCCTAAGCAGTGGCCCTACGTGGTTTGGGCAACCATAGTGGGTTTGGGCCTAGGCTGGAGCGCCATCCTGACGCACAACCTGTTGGTGCCCATTGTGGCGCATGTTTTGACCAACTGGGTCTCCAGCCTGAGCTGGAAGCTAGGTCGTCCAGCGCAAGCGTGA
- the ruvA gene encoding Holliday junction branch migration protein RuvA, which yields MIGYLKGSLSSAVANGNRATVTLDVHQVGYDLQVAPRLLRQLPGVGEVVQVFTHLQVREDQMVLYGFGTAAERDVFRQLISVSGVGAQLALALLDTLGLQDLIQAIVSENIRLLTRTPGVGTKTAQRLALELKAKLAEWRNAAGLTTAPSGAPADNIQADVEMTLLALGYTSTEVVQALQAVGRKTTLSKNANVEDWIREAIAWLAQ from the coding sequence ATGATTGGCTATCTAAAAGGCAGTCTGAGCAGTGCGGTTGCCAATGGTAACCGTGCCACTGTCACCCTGGATGTTCATCAAGTCGGCTACGACCTCCAGGTTGCCCCTCGGTTGCTGCGCCAGTTACCAGGGGTGGGCGAGGTTGTGCAAGTGTTTACCCACCTCCAGGTCCGTGAAGACCAAATGGTGCTCTATGGCTTTGGGACTGCTGCTGAGCGGGATGTCTTTCGTCAACTAATCAGCGTCAGTGGGGTTGGGGCGCAACTGGCTCTGGCCTTGCTCGACACTCTGGGGCTTCAGGATCTCATTCAAGCGATCGTCAGTGAGAATATTCGTTTGCTCACCCGCACCCCGGGGGTGGGAACCAAAACTGCTCAGCGTTTGGCTCTAGAACTGAAGGCCAAGCTAGCCGAGTGGCGTAATGCGGCAGGCTTGACCACTGCCCCCAGTGGTGCCCCTGCTGACAATATCCAGGCTGATGTCGAAATGACCCTGTTAGCCCTAGGCTACACCAGCACTGAGGTCGTGCAAGCTCTGCAAGCAGTAGGCCGCAAAACAACGTTGTCTAAAAATGCCAACGTGGAGGATTGGATCCGCGAAGCGATTGCCTGGCTAGCGCAGTAG
- a CDS encoding nucleoside deaminase translates to MSPEDFMRVALAEAKQGDYPYGAVLVKNHEIVAKAHNTGRRDHDPSAHAEVNVIRKLSRQLQSASLAGYTLYTTGEPCPMCASACVWAGITEIVFSVSIHELVECGQNQIDIPCAEVIARGFAPIKITQGLLRDEGLALFGP, encoded by the coding sequence ATGAGTCCTGAAGACTTCATGAGGGTCGCCTTGGCCGAGGCCAAGCAAGGGGACTACCCCTACGGTGCAGTTTTAGTGAAAAACCATGAAATCGTCGCCAAAGCCCACAACACGGGCCGACGAGACCATGATCCCTCAGCCCACGCTGAAGTGAATGTCATTCGTAAACTCAGCCGACAACTGCAAAGCGCTTCGCTAGCGGGATACACCCTCTACACCACGGGTGAGCCCTGTCCGATGTGCGCCAGTGCTTGTGTTTGGGCGGGCATTACTGAGATTGTCTTCAGTGTCTCGATTCACGAGCTGGTTGAATGTGGTCAAAATCAGATTGATATTCCCTGTGCTGAAGTGATTGCCCGGGGATTTGCCCCAATCAAAATCACTCAAGGGCTGCTAAGAGATGAAGGCTTAGCCCTGTTTGGTCCCTAG
- a CDS encoding DUF3326 domain-containing protein — MIQRPYTVLLLVPTGIGAAVGGYAGDALPVARAIAQVADRLITHPNVLNGAQLYWPMPNALYVEGYGLDQFAAGRWTLRPVHQNRIGVIFDQAIEPELQLRHLQVMNAARATLGLNIADYVITDQPLGVSLRTSEQGASWGTIEQPDSLLRAAEQLIRLAGAQAIAVVARFPDDADSVALQQYRYGQGTDGLAGAEAVISHLVVREFQVPCAHAPALTPLPLDPAVSPRAAAEELGYTFLPCVLVGLSRAPQFGSGLPEPGDVQASEVDAILTPWSACGGGALLALANRPNLRVIAVSDNKTALQVPPEALGIRAIKVQSYLEALGVLVAHRAGVEPTSLCPELTHLQPLVSSIAQVGA, encoded by the coding sequence TTGATTCAACGGCCTTACACCGTTCTGCTGCTGGTTCCCACCGGTATTGGTGCCGCCGTGGGAGGCTATGCAGGAGATGCTTTACCCGTAGCGCGGGCGATCGCTCAGGTGGCCGATCGCCTGATTACGCATCCTAATGTGCTGAATGGCGCTCAGCTCTACTGGCCAATGCCCAATGCCCTCTACGTAGAAGGCTATGGTTTGGACCAGTTTGCGGCGGGACGTTGGACTTTGCGTCCGGTACATCAGAACCGCATTGGCGTCATCTTTGACCAAGCGATTGAGCCTGAGTTACAGCTGCGTCATTTGCAAGTCATGAATGCGGCTCGTGCAACTTTGGGCCTGAATATTGCTGATTATGTGATTACTGACCAGCCCCTAGGGGTGAGCCTGCGAACCAGTGAGCAGGGAGCAAGTTGGGGCACAATCGAGCAACCCGACAGTTTGCTGCGAGCGGCAGAGCAGTTGATCCGGCTGGCTGGGGCGCAGGCCATCGCGGTGGTAGCGCGCTTTCCTGATGATGCGGACAGTGTAGCCCTGCAACAGTACCGCTACGGTCAGGGAACAGATGGTTTAGCTGGGGCAGAAGCAGTCATTTCGCACTTGGTGGTGCGCGAATTTCAAGTTCCTTGTGCCCATGCTCCCGCTCTCACACCTTTGCCTCTGGATCCGGCTGTATCGCCCCGTGCCGCCGCTGAGGAGTTAGGCTACACCTTTCTGCCCTGTGTTCTCGTGGGCCTGAGCCGAGCCCCCCAGTTCGGGTCTGGGCTGCCAGAACCTGGCGATGTACAAGCCAGTGAGGTTGATGCAATTTTGACCCCCTGGAGTGCCTGTGGGGGTGGGGCGCTACTGGCTCTAGCTAACCGGCCAAATCTACGAGTGATCGCAGTATCCGATAATAAAACTGCTTTGCAGGTGCCACCCGAAGCGCTGGGTATTCGCGCCATCAAGGTCCAATCCTACTTGGAAGCTTTGGGGGTGCTGGTTGCTCACCGGGCTGGTGTAGAGCCTACAAGCCTGTGCCCTGAATTAACTCATCTTCAGCCCTTAGTCTCATCCATCGCACAAGTTGGCGCATAG
- a CDS encoding sodium:proton antiporter — MGWSWGWSWGQSFLAALPSSGEKGTVSELVIVLIILLLVATGVALLSKQFRIPYITGLVLAGLAITELLPHRIDLDSSLIFNLFLPILLFEAAINTDISRLRSTIKPIALLSGPGFLLCAGVTSLLLKLGLDLAWVPTLLLGVILSTTDTALVIAVFKEVSASPRLTTLVEGESLVNDDVALVLFGLILIAYTTGSLTPLDAIQEFLVVIVGGTLVGLAWGYLSAGLFTQADDPLSGILLTVAVALGAFQIGQFLEVSGVVAVVVAGLIVGNFGLSRSTSASSLVTLYSFWEYARFGVNTFIFLLIGLEINLISLWQTLPGVLLALIAYQIGRAISVYPLLTLARWLDRPIPMSWRHVLFFSNIKGSLATALALSLPANLPEREQLIAIVFGVVLISLVGQGSSLAWFLRRLNISHRSGARQQIEELQAQLMTAKAAQDELDSLLKSGVLPKAIYEEMRATYQVRVAASEKHLRDIYNQRPEQSPTFQGDRTGLDAIRRRLLLAEKGILNDALRKGILSEEVVQERVNILNQQLLKLEDD; from the coding sequence ATGGGTTGGTCTTGGGGTTGGTCTTGGGGACAATCATTTTTGGCAGCCCTTCCCAGTAGCGGTGAGAAAGGAACGGTTTCTGAATTAGTTATTGTTCTGATTATTTTGCTGCTGGTAGCAACAGGGGTTGCGCTGCTCTCAAAGCAATTTCGGATTCCTTATATTACGGGTCTAGTCTTAGCCGGCTTGGCCATTACTGAGCTTTTGCCCCATCGTATTGACCTGGATTCTTCACTCATTTTCAATCTTTTTTTACCGATTCTGCTATTCGAAGCGGCGATTAATACCGACATCAGTCGCTTGCGCAGCACAATCAAACCGATTGCGCTCTTGTCTGGGCCAGGCTTTTTGCTCTGTGCTGGCGTCACTTCACTACTGCTCAAACTAGGCTTAGATCTAGCCTGGGTGCCTACTTTGCTGCTAGGGGTGATTTTATCAACTACAGACACAGCGCTGGTTATTGCTGTATTCAAAGAGGTTTCAGCCTCACCACGCTTAACCACGCTGGTGGAGGGTGAAAGCCTCGTCAATGACGATGTAGCCCTGGTTTTATTTGGTCTGATTTTGATTGCCTATACTACGGGTTCGTTAACACCTCTAGATGCGATTCAGGAGTTTTTAGTTGTCATTGTGGGCGGCACCCTGGTGGGACTCGCCTGGGGCTATTTGAGTGCTGGATTGTTTACTCAAGCGGATGATCCACTCAGTGGCATTCTGCTGACTGTTGCGGTTGCGCTGGGTGCCTTCCAAATCGGGCAATTTTTGGAAGTATCTGGGGTTGTGGCGGTGGTAGTTGCGGGTCTAATCGTAGGCAACTTTGGGCTCTCGCGTAGCACTTCGGCTTCGTCTTTAGTGACCTTATATAGTTTTTGGGAATACGCCCGGTTCGGGGTCAATACCTTTATTTTTTTGCTAATTGGCTTAGAGATTAACCTGATTAGTCTCTGGCAAACTTTACCCGGGGTGCTGCTAGCCCTCATCGCCTATCAGATTGGACGAGCAATCTCGGTCTATCCACTCTTAACACTGGCTCGCTGGCTCGATCGTCCTATTCCAATGAGTTGGCGACATGTTCTTTTTTTCAGCAACATCAAAGGTTCTCTAGCAACAGCCTTGGCCTTGAGTTTGCCAGCGAATCTACCCGAACGGGAGCAATTGATCGCCATCGTATTTGGTGTTGTTTTGATATCTCTAGTCGGACAGGGCTCAAGCTTAGCCTGGTTCTTACGACGTCTAAACATCTCCCATCGCTCTGGAGCGCGTCAACAAATCGAAGAGCTACAGGCTCAGCTGATGACGGCTAAAGCCGCTCAGGATGAGTTAGATAGCCTCTTGAAGTCAGGCGTTTTGCCCAAAGCGATCTATGAAGAGATGCGAGCTACGTATCAGGTGCGAGTCGCTGCTTCTGAGAAACACTTGCGCGATATCTACAACCAGCGACCGGAACAATCACCCACCTTTCAAGGCGATCGCACTGGGCTAGATGCCATTCGTCGTCGCCTACTGCTAGCAGAAAAGGGAATTCTTAATGACGCTTTGCGCAAAGGTATTTTGTCTGAGGAAGTGGTGCAAGAGCGCGTCAACATTCTCAACCAACAACTTCTGAAGCTGGAAGATGATTAG